One segment of Streptomyces sp. TG1A-8 DNA contains the following:
- a CDS encoding SGNH/GDSL hydrolase family protein, translating to MIGSYVAVGDSFTEGVGDPGPDGAFVGWADRFAVLLADRRPEGDFEYANLAVRGKLLDQIVADQVPQAVELAPDLVSFCAGGNDIIRPGTDPDEVAERFERAVARLAAAAGTVMVTTGFDTRGVPVLKHLRGKIATYNGHVRAIADRYGCPVLDLWSLRSVQDRRAWDNDRLHLSPEGHTRVALRAGQVLGLEIPADPEQPWPPLPPRGTLEIRRDDVQWAREYLVPWIGRRLRGQSSGDHVTAKGPLSPHDIRMRIAPVA from the coding sequence GTGATCGGGTCGTACGTGGCGGTGGGGGACAGCTTCACCGAGGGCGTGGGCGATCCCGGCCCGGACGGGGCGTTCGTGGGGTGGGCCGACCGGTTCGCGGTCCTGTTGGCGGACCGGCGGCCGGAGGGCGACTTCGAGTACGCCAATCTCGCGGTCCGCGGGAAGCTGCTCGACCAGATCGTGGCGGACCAGGTCCCCCAGGCCGTCGAACTCGCCCCGGACCTCGTCTCCTTCTGCGCGGGCGGCAACGACATCATCCGGCCCGGCACCGACCCGGACGAGGTGGCCGAGCGCTTCGAACGGGCGGTGGCCCGGCTGGCCGCGGCCGCCGGCACGGTGATGGTGACCACCGGCTTCGACACCCGCGGCGTCCCCGTGCTCAAGCACCTGCGCGGCAAGATCGCCACCTACAACGGGCACGTCCGCGCCATCGCCGACCGGTACGGCTGCCCCGTGCTCGACCTGTGGTCCCTGAGGTCCGTGCAGGACCGCCGGGCCTGGGACAACGACCGGCTCCACCTCTCGCCCGAGGGCCACACGCGGGTCGCGCTGCGCGCGGGCCAGGTCCTCGGGCTGGAGATCCCGGCCGACCCGGAGCAGCCCTGGCCGCCGCTGCCGCCCCGGGGCACGCTGGAGATCCGCCGCGACGACGTGCAGTGGGCCCGCGAGTACCTGGTGCCGTGGATCGGCCGCAGGCTGCGCGGCCAGTCCTCCGGGGACCACGTGACGGCCAAGGGCCCCCTGTCGCCGCACGACATCAGGATGCGCATCGCCCCCGTGGCCTGA
- a CDS encoding LysM peptidoglycan-binding domain-containing M23 family metallopeptidase has protein sequence MPAKGKHRRPKTQRLTRSIAVAGTGGAALALPLLGTTGAHAATPPSAPGKAAGSPAAGKQALSQQRTAARTASEVRTYTVRAGDCLAGIADEQHVGGGWHRLYDDNRQAVGGDPSLIHPGLKLTLGGKAAAARTGAPAAQGTPSPADDRAEEEGTTRAAPAAKTPASAPAASAPAASAPATSTGYTLPVTGAVLGTGYHVAGSMWSSGYHTGVDFVVPTGTPVKAVAAGTVVSAGWGGAYGNQVVIKLNDGHYAQYAHLSQLSVSAGQTVAEGAQLGLSGATGNVTGPHLHFEIRTTPDYGSDVDPVGYLRLHGVTVG, from the coding sequence ATGCCCGCGAAGGGTAAGCACCGACGCCCCAAGACCCAGCGTCTCACCCGCTCCATCGCCGTCGCCGGCACCGGCGGCGCCGCTCTGGCCCTGCCGCTCCTCGGGACCACCGGAGCCCACGCCGCCACCCCGCCGTCCGCGCCCGGCAAGGCCGCCGGGTCCCCCGCCGCCGGGAAGCAGGCGCTGTCCCAGCAGCGGACCGCCGCGCGGACCGCCTCCGAAGTGCGCACCTACACGGTGAGGGCCGGCGACTGCCTGGCGGGGATCGCCGACGAGCAGCACGTGGGCGGCGGCTGGCACCGGCTCTACGACGACAACCGGCAGGCCGTCGGCGGCGACCCGTCGCTGATCCACCCCGGCCTGAAGCTCACGCTCGGCGGGAAGGCCGCGGCGGCGCGCACCGGGGCCCCGGCCGCGCAGGGCACCCCGTCGCCGGCGGACGACCGGGCGGAGGAGGAGGGGACGACCCGGGCGGCCCCGGCGGCGAAGACCCCCGCGTCCGCCCCGGCCGCGTCCGCCCCGGCCGCGTCCGCCCCCGCCACGTCCACCGGCTACACCCTCCCGGTCACCGGAGCCGTCCTCGGCACCGGCTACCACGTGGCCGGCAGCATGTGGTCCAGCGGTTACCACACCGGCGTCGACTTCGTCGTCCCGACCGGCACCCCCGTCAAGGCCGTCGCCGCCGGCACGGTCGTGTCCGCCGGCTGGGGCGGCGCCTACGGCAACCAGGTCGTCATCAAGCTGAACGACGGCCACTACGCCCAGTACGCCCACCTGTCCCAGCTCTCCGTCTCGGCCGGACAGACCGTGGCCGAGGGCGCGCAGCTCGGCCTGTCCGGGGCGACCGGCAACGTGACCGGCCCGCACCTGCACTTCGAGATCCGCACGACGCCGGACTACGGTTCGGACGTCGACCCCGTCGGCTACCTCCGCCTGCACGGGGTCACCGTGGGCTGA
- a CDS encoding aspartate aminotransferase family protein yields MTTEFDLGALLAERGAERYELHTKYLNPQLPRMLHTIGFDKVYERAEGAHFFDADGNDYLDMLAGFGVMGLGRHHPVVRRALHDVLDADLADLTRFDCQPLPGLLAERLLTHSPHLDRVFFGNSGTEAVETALKFARYATGRPRILYCEHAFHGLTTGALSVNGETGFRDGFAPLLPDTAVPLGDLDALARELGKGDVAALIVEPIQGKGVHEAPPGYLRAAQELLHRHKALLIADEVQTGLGRTGDFYAYQREDGVEPDLVCVAKALSGGYVPVGATLGRDWIFKKVYSSMDRVLVHSASFGANAQAMAAGLAVLSVMENEQIVAGVRATGELLKSRLTALIDEYELLADVRGRGLMIGIEFGRPSSLKLRSRWTMLQAARKGLFAQMVVVPLLQRHRILTQVSGDHLEVIKLIPPLVLDEADVDRFLGAFTAVMDDAHSGGGLMWDFGRTLIKQAVANR; encoded by the coding sequence ATGACCACGGAGTTCGACCTCGGCGCACTCCTCGCCGAGCGCGGAGCCGAGCGCTACGAGCTGCACACGAAGTACCTCAACCCGCAGCTCCCGCGCATGCTGCACACCATCGGCTTCGACAAGGTGTACGAACGGGCCGAGGGCGCCCACTTCTTCGACGCCGACGGCAACGACTACCTCGACATGCTCGCCGGGTTCGGCGTCATGGGCCTGGGCCGCCACCACCCGGTCGTCCGCAGGGCACTGCACGACGTCCTGGACGCGGACCTCGCCGACCTGACCCGCTTCGACTGCCAGCCGCTGCCCGGTCTGCTCGCGGAACGCCTGCTCACCCACAGCCCGCACCTGGACCGGGTGTTCTTCGGCAACAGCGGCACGGAGGCCGTCGAGACGGCCCTGAAGTTCGCCCGGTACGCCACCGGGCGGCCCAGGATCCTGTACTGCGAGCACGCCTTCCACGGCCTGACCACCGGCGCGCTGTCGGTCAACGGCGAGACCGGCTTCCGCGACGGCTTCGCCCCGCTGCTGCCCGACACCGCCGTCCCCCTCGGCGATCTCGACGCCCTCGCGCGGGAGCTGGGGAAGGGCGACGTGGCCGCCCTGATCGTCGAACCGATCCAGGGCAAGGGCGTGCACGAGGCCCCGCCCGGCTACCTGCGCGCCGCCCAGGAACTGCTGCACCGGCACAAGGCGCTGCTCATCGCCGACGAGGTGCAGACCGGCCTCGGCCGCACCGGCGACTTCTACGCCTACCAGCGCGAGGACGGGGTCGAACCGGACCTGGTGTGCGTGGCCAAGGCGCTGTCCGGCGGCTACGTCCCGGTCGGCGCCACCCTCGGCAGGGACTGGATCTTCAAGAAGGTCTACTCGTCCATGGACCGCGTCCTCGTCCACTCGGCGAGCTTCGGGGCCAACGCGCAGGCGATGGCCGCGGGGCTCGCCGTGCTGTCGGTCATGGAGAACGAGCAGATCGTCGCCGGGGTGCGCGCCACCGGCGAGCTGCTGAAGTCCCGGCTGACCGCGCTGATCGACGAGTACGAGCTGCTCGCCGACGTCCGCGGCCGGGGCCTGATGATCGGCATCGAGTTCGGCCGGCCCTCCTCGCTGAAACTGCGCAGCCGCTGGACGATGCTCCAGGCCGCCCGCAAGGGCCTGTTCGCGCAGATGGTCGTCGTCCCGCTGCTGCAGCGGCACCGGATCCTCACCCAGGTCTCCGGCGACCACCTGGAGGTGATCAAGCTGATCCCGCCGCTGGTCCTCGACGAGGCCGACGTGGACCGGTTCCTCGGTGCCTTCACCGCCGTGATGGACGACGCCCACAGTGGCGGCGGCCTGATGTGGGACTTCGGCAGGACCCTGATCAAGCAGGCGGTGGCCAACCGCTGA
- a CDS encoding carbohydrate ABC transporter permease: protein MRRRPNYAAGAGSLLWLVLVGLPLLVMLAATVRSRADYAGNGPLALPRSFTLDHYTGAFDSGFGRYFLNTALVTVCVVGLVLLLVPPLAFAIVRSTSRITSQIFRLFLLGLAIPAQAVIVPMFYLISKAGLYDNLLGVILPTTAFCLPMSALILSGAMRDISRELFEAMVMDGATPRRMFFRLVLPLSRGGLSTIVVFSALQAWNGFLFPLVLTQSDSTKVITLGLYNFQTEHGIDIPGLLGAVVLSMLPVLLVYLFARRALVQGLMGVGGK, encoded by the coding sequence ATGAGGCGGCGCCCCAACTACGCGGCCGGCGCGGGCTCGCTGCTCTGGCTCGTCCTGGTCGGACTGCCGCTGCTCGTGATGCTCGCGGCGACGGTCCGCTCCCGGGCGGACTACGCCGGCAACGGTCCGCTGGCCCTCCCGCGCAGCTTCACCCTCGACCACTACACCGGGGCGTTCGACTCCGGCTTCGGCCGGTACTTCCTCAACACGGCCCTCGTCACCGTGTGCGTCGTCGGCCTGGTCCTGCTGCTCGTGCCGCCGCTCGCCTTCGCGATCGTCCGCAGCACCAGCCGGATCACCTCGCAGATCTTCCGGCTGTTCCTGCTGGGGCTCGCCATCCCCGCGCAGGCCGTCATCGTCCCGATGTTCTACCTGATCAGCAAGGCCGGCCTGTACGACAACCTCCTCGGCGTCATCCTGCCGACGACCGCCTTCTGCCTGCCGATGTCCGCGCTGATCCTCAGCGGCGCCATGCGTGACATCTCCCGGGAGCTGTTCGAGGCCATGGTGATGGACGGCGCGACACCGCGGCGGATGTTCTTCCGGCTCGTCCTGCCGCTGTCCAGGGGCGGACTGTCCACGATCGTGGTGTTCTCCGCCCTCCAGGCGTGGAACGGCTTCCTGTTCCCCCTCGTGCTGACCCAGTCGGACTCCACCAAGGTGATCACGCTGGGCCTGTACAACTTCCAAACGGAACACGGCATCGACATCCCCGGGCTGCTCGGAGCCGTGGTGCTGTCCATGCTGCCCGTCCTGCTCGTCTATCTGTTCGCCCGCCGGGCCCTGGTCCAGGGCCTCATGGGCGTCGGAGGAAAGTGA
- a CDS encoding tyrosine-protein phosphatase yields MTQQVPSTEPELAGVRNFRDVGGLPTVDGRRVRHGVLFRSGHLAHATEEDAAFLASLGLHTIFDFRNAADQRLEGPDVVLPGVRNVNLPLSDPADGAEFWKMVRDGDLDQLRGILADGKGAARMVASYRTIVKERTAEHSRVLHALAEDSVPALMHCAAGKDRAGISIAVTLLAVGVEREAVVADYLESNARHRRYRVRRSGSAETAYTPEVMDLLSPLFDARAEYLSAAFESIEETWGGIDAYFEQGLGLDPRTRERLRERLLD; encoded by the coding sequence GTGACGCAGCAGGTCCCGTCGACCGAGCCCGAGCTGGCCGGAGTGCGCAACTTCCGTGACGTGGGCGGACTGCCGACCGTGGACGGACGGCGGGTGCGCCACGGAGTGCTGTTCCGCAGCGGTCACCTCGCGCACGCGACGGAGGAGGACGCGGCCTTCCTCGCCTCCCTGGGCCTGCACACGATCTTCGACTTCCGCAACGCGGCCGACCAGAGGCTGGAGGGTCCGGACGTCGTGCTGCCCGGCGTGCGCAACGTGAACCTGCCGCTGAGCGACCCCGCGGACGGCGCCGAGTTCTGGAAGATGGTCCGCGACGGCGACCTCGACCAGCTGCGCGGCATCCTCGCGGACGGCAAGGGGGCGGCCCGGATGGTCGCCTCGTACCGCACGATCGTCAAGGAGCGCACCGCCGAGCACTCCCGGGTGCTGCACGCCCTCGCCGAGGACAGCGTGCCGGCGCTGATGCACTGCGCGGCCGGCAAGGACCGCGCGGGCATCTCCATAGCCGTGACGCTCCTCGCCGTGGGCGTGGAGCGGGAGGCGGTCGTCGCCGACTACCTGGAGTCCAACGCCAGGCACCGGCGCTACCGGGTCCGGCGCAGCGGCAGCGCGGAGACCGCGTACACGCCCGAGGTGATGGACCTGCTCAGCCCGCTCTTCGACGCACGCGCCGAGTACCTGTCGGCGGCCTTCGAGAGCATCGAGGAGACGTGGGGCGGAATCGACGCCTACTTCGAGCAGGGTCTCGGGCTCGACCCGCGGACCCGGGAGCGGCTGCGCGAGCGCCTGCTGGACTGA
- a CDS encoding MBL fold metallo-hydrolase, which yields MTGVRSQSPGLSLPRPAAFGADPDGERMARIRRSPHFQDGVFQNPGGTTRTVPPGSRWDFAKLFLDKEQRLLRSPRGTVPVHATTYADLARPPATGLRLTWTGHSGVLAEIDGHRVLFDPVWSERCSPFPFAGPRRLHPVPLPLAALGPVDVVVISHDHYDHLDMPTIKALAGTGTVFAVPLGVGAHLEHWGVFPDRLRELDWHESAEVGGLTLTATPARHFCGRGLRNTQHTLWASWAVTGQEHRIYHSGDTGYFEGFEDIGAAHGPFDATMIQVGAYSEFWPDIHMTPEEGLRAHLDLQGGGPGGVLLPIHWGTFNLAPHAWAEPGEWMKDAAEEAGQAVAFPRPGEPFEPAGKPPVEAWWRAVSGPVARPWRRPRSVGGAAGTSKKDLDLAGER from the coding sequence GTGACCGGTGTGCGTTCCCAGAGCCCCGGGCTCAGCCTGCCGCGGCCCGCGGCCTTCGGCGCAGACCCGGACGGTGAGCGCATGGCCCGCATCCGCCGCTCCCCGCACTTCCAGGACGGTGTCTTCCAGAACCCCGGGGGCACCACCCGCACCGTGCCCCCCGGTTCCCGGTGGGACTTCGCGAAGCTCTTCCTGGACAAGGAGCAGCGGCTCCTGCGCTCGCCCCGGGGCACCGTGCCGGTCCACGCCACGACCTACGCCGACCTCGCCAGGCCGCCCGCCACCGGGCTCCGGCTGACCTGGACGGGCCACTCCGGCGTGCTCGCGGAGATCGACGGACACCGGGTGCTGTTCGACCCCGTCTGGAGCGAGCGCTGCTCCCCGTTCCCCTTCGCCGGGCCCAGGCGCCTGCACCCGGTGCCGCTGCCGCTGGCGGCGCTCGGCCCGGTCGACGTGGTGGTCATCTCGCACGACCACTACGACCACCTGGACATGCCCACGATCAAGGCGTTGGCCGGGACCGGCACCGTGTTCGCCGTGCCCCTGGGGGTCGGCGCCCACCTCGAGCACTGGGGCGTCTTTCCGGACCGGCTGCGCGAACTCGACTGGCACGAGTCCGCCGAGGTCGGCGGACTCACGCTCACCGCGACCCCGGCCCGCCACTTCTGCGGCCGGGGCCTGCGCAACACCCAGCACACGCTGTGGGCGTCCTGGGCCGTCACGGGGCAGGAGCACCGGATCTACCACAGCGGCGACACCGGTTACTTCGAGGGCTTCGAGGACATCGGCGCCGCGCACGGCCCGTTCGACGCCACGATGATCCAGGTCGGCGCGTACAGCGAGTTCTGGCCGGACATCCACATGACCCCCGAGGAGGGCCTGCGCGCCCACCTCGACCTCCAGGGCGGCGGTCCGGGCGGGGTGCTGCTCCCGATCCACTGGGGCACCTTCAACCTCGCCCCGCACGCCTGGGCCGAGCCGGGGGAGTGGATGAAGGACGCGGCCGAGGAGGCGGGGCAGGCGGTGGCGTTCCCCCGGCCGGGCGAGCCGTTCGAGCCGGCGGGGAAGCCGCCGGTGGAGGCGTGGTGGCGGGCGGTGTCCGGTCCGGTGGCGCGTCCGTGGCGGCGTCCACGGAGCGTCGGGGGTGCGGCCGGGACGAGCAAGAAGGATCTCGACCTCGCCGGTGAGCGGTGA
- a CDS encoding helix-turn-helix domain-containing protein: MNASHAEPPAGRGDELPAVAPQLRALRRRAGLTLEAAARSAGLSPAHLSRLETGRRQPSLPTLLALARTYGTTVSELLGESTADRDAVVRAADMEPTRAGGWTYFQAGAPGRGMQALRVRVPYGAQGDIVRVHPGEEWLHVLQGRLRLRLGDGAHLLAPGDGAHFDSLTPHRLAAEGHDGVELLFVHTLLQSPTATLCLGPLTGEHP; the protein is encoded by the coding sequence ATGAACGCCTCACACGCCGAACCGCCGGCGGGCCGGGGGGACGAGCTGCCCGCCGTCGCGCCGCAGCTGCGCGCCCTGCGCCGGCGGGCCGGCCTGACCCTGGAGGCCGCGGCACGCTCCGCCGGGCTGTCCCCGGCCCACCTGTCCCGGCTGGAGACCGGGCGGCGCCAGCCCTCGCTGCCGACGCTGCTCGCGCTCGCCCGCACCTACGGTACGACCGTCTCGGAACTGCTCGGCGAGAGCACCGCCGACCGCGACGCCGTCGTGCGCGCCGCCGACATGGAACCGACGCGCGCCGGCGGCTGGACGTACTTCCAGGCCGGGGCACCCGGACGCGGCATGCAGGCGTTGCGCGTCCGGGTGCCGTACGGCGCCCAGGGCGACATCGTGCGGGTCCACCCCGGCGAGGAGTGGCTCCACGTCCTCCAGGGGCGGCTCAGGCTGCGCCTCGGGGACGGCGCGCACCTGCTCGCGCCCGGTGACGGCGCGCACTTCGACTCGCTCACCCCGCACCGCCTCGCCGCCGAGGGCCACGACGGTGTCGAACTGTTGTTCGTCCACACCTTGCTGCAGAGTCCCACGGCCACCCTGTGCCTGGGCCCGTTGACGGGGGAACACCCATGA
- a CDS encoding 1-hydroxy-2-methyl-2-butenyl 4-diphosphate reductase yields the protein MSTRPAPAPLLIACALGIEHLALRTGDRGGAGGPVTVVRTGMGPRAAERSVTGRLADPAWAGAAVLATGFCAGLAPGMHPGDLVVAEETRDPRGTVPCADTDLLVGELVRTLPGRTVHTGPLTGSEHVVRGHERSALRATGAIAVDMESAATLLAAVRAGERPVAAVRVVVDAPEHELVRIGTVRGGISAFRVLRSVLPAFFEWHRNVLLPRR from the coding sequence ATGAGCACCCGGCCCGCTCCGGCCCCGCTGCTGATCGCCTGCGCGCTCGGCATCGAGCACCTCGCCCTGCGCACCGGCGACCGCGGTGGTGCCGGCGGGCCGGTCACCGTCGTCCGCACGGGCATGGGCCCCCGGGCGGCGGAGCGCTCCGTCACCGGCCGGCTGGCCGATCCGGCGTGGGCCGGCGCGGCCGTGCTGGCCACCGGCTTCTGCGCCGGACTCGCCCCCGGCATGCACCCCGGCGACCTGGTCGTCGCCGAGGAGACCCGGGACCCGCGCGGAACCGTCCCGTGCGCGGACACCGACCTGCTGGTCGGGGAACTCGTGCGCACCCTGCCCGGGCGCACGGTCCACACCGGCCCGCTCACCGGCTCCGAACACGTCGTCCGGGGCCACGAACGGTCCGCCCTGCGCGCGACCGGCGCGATCGCGGTCGACATGGAGTCGGCCGCCACGCTCCTCGCCGCGGTCCGCGCGGGCGAGCGTCCGGTCGCGGCCGTACGGGTGGTCGTGGACGCTCCCGAACACGAGCTCGTCCGGATCGGCACAGTGCGCGGTGGAATATCAGCTTTCCGTGTTCTCCGTTCCGTCCTGCCCGCTTTTTTCGAATGGCACCGTAATGTGCTGCTCCCCCGGAGGTGA
- a CDS encoding DUF6126 family protein: MSNMEEKFPRSLWIRLIVYIALGHVLAAFLYLLFALGAKG; encoded by the coding sequence ATGAGCAACATGGAGGAGAAGTTCCCCCGCTCGCTCTGGATCCGGCTGATCGTCTACATCGCCCTCGGGCACGTGCTGGCCGCGTTCCTCTACCTGCTGTTCGCCCTGGGGGCCAAGGGCTGA
- a CDS encoding LacI family DNA-binding transcriptional regulator translates to MHDKDEVEGRVTLGVVARQAGVSPSTVSKVLNGHSDVSSETRVRVERLLDAHGYRRRTRRAPRAPLVELVFHELDSVWAVELIRGVENVARQNGATVALTGSGTRHAPASDWIEGVLRRRPLGVVLVLSALPEEAKSRLRLRDIPFAIVDPAGDPDPDVPSVGSANWAGGLAATRHLIERGHRRVAIITGPEDMMCSLARLDGYRSAMTMAGLVPDPRLIRFGDFHVRGGFEHARELLAGPDRPTAIFAGSDLQALGVLEAARTRGLSVPEDLSVVGYDDVPLAQWSSPALTTVHQPLRHMAEEAARMLFRPAGPGGAAQRIELATHLVVRRSTAPVGGG, encoded by the coding sequence ATGCATGACAAAGACGAGGTGGAGGGCAGGGTGACCCTGGGCGTCGTAGCCAGGCAGGCCGGAGTATCGCCTTCGACAGTTTCGAAGGTCCTCAACGGACATTCGGACGTCTCCTCCGAAACCAGGGTCCGGGTGGAGCGGTTGCTCGACGCCCACGGCTACCGTCGGCGGACCCGGCGCGCCCCCCGGGCGCCGCTGGTCGAACTCGTCTTCCACGAACTGGACAGCGTCTGGGCGGTGGAACTCATCCGGGGGGTGGAGAACGTCGCCCGGCAGAACGGGGCGACCGTGGCGCTCACCGGGAGCGGCACGCGGCACGCGCCCGCGAGCGACTGGATCGAGGGCGTCCTGCGGCGCCGGCCGCTCGGCGTCGTCCTCGTCCTCTCCGCACTGCCCGAGGAGGCCAAGAGCCGGCTGCGGCTGCGGGACATCCCGTTCGCGATCGTGGATCCGGCCGGCGACCCCGACCCGGACGTGCCCTCCGTCGGCTCCGCCAACTGGGCCGGCGGCCTGGCGGCCACCCGCCACCTGATCGAGCGCGGGCACCGGCGCGTCGCGATCATCACCGGGCCCGAGGACATGATGTGCTCGCTCGCCCGCCTCGACGGCTACCGTTCGGCCATGACCATGGCGGGCCTGGTCCCCGATCCGCGCCTGATCCGCTTCGGCGACTTCCACGTGCGGGGCGGTTTCGAGCACGCGAGGGAGTTGCTGGCGGGCCCGGACCGGCCGACCGCCATCTTCGCGGGCAGCGACCTGCAGGCGCTGGGCGTCCTGGAGGCGGCCCGCACGCGGGGCCTGAGCGTACCGGAGGACCTGTCGGTCGTCGGGTACGACGACGTCCCCCTGGCCCAGTGGTCGAGCCCGGCCCTGACCACGGTGCACCAGCCGCTGCGGCACATGGCCGAGGAGGCGGCACGGATGCTGTTCCGCCCCGCCGGGCCCGGCGGGGCCGCCCAGCGCATCGAACTGGCGACCCACCTGGTGGTGCGGCGGAGCACGGCGCCGGTGGGCGGGGGGTGA
- the hpnH gene encoding adenosyl-hopene transferase HpnH → MAMPLRQSIKVATYLAEQKFRKRDKFPLIVELEPLFACNLKCEGCGKIQHPAGVLKQRMPVAQAVGAVLESGAPMVSIAGGEPLMHPQIDEIVRQLVAKRKYVFLCTNAVLLRKKMDKFTPSPYFAFAVHIDGLRERHDASVAKEGVFDEAVEAIKEAKRRGFRVTTNSTFFNTDTPQTIIEVLNFLNDDLGVDEMMISPAYAYEKAPDQEHFLGVEQTRELFRKAFSGGNRRKWRLNHSPLFLDFLEGRVDFPCTAWAIPNYSLFGWQRPCYLMSDGYVPTYRELIEKTDWDSYGRGKDPRCANCMAHCGYEPTAVLATMGSLKESLRAMRETVSGNRG, encoded by the coding sequence ATGGCCATGCCGCTGCGCCAGTCCATCAAGGTCGCTACATACCTGGCTGAACAGAAGTTCCGCAAGCGGGACAAGTTTCCGCTCATCGTCGAGCTGGAACCGCTCTTCGCCTGCAACCTCAAGTGCGAGGGGTGCGGCAAGATCCAGCACCCGGCCGGTGTGCTCAAGCAGCGCATGCCGGTCGCCCAGGCCGTGGGCGCGGTGCTGGAGTCCGGTGCGCCGATGGTGTCCATCGCCGGCGGCGAACCGTTGATGCACCCCCAGATCGACGAGATCGTGCGCCAGTTGGTGGCGAAGCGGAAGTACGTCTTCCTGTGCACCAACGCCGTGCTGCTGCGCAAGAAGATGGACAAGTTCACCCCTTCGCCCTACTTCGCCTTCGCGGTGCACATCGACGGACTGCGCGAGCGCCACGACGCGTCCGTGGCGAAGGAGGGGGTGTTCGACGAGGCGGTGGAGGCCATCAAGGAGGCCAAGCGGCGCGGCTTCCGGGTGACCACCAACTCCACCTTCTTCAACACCGACACCCCGCAGACCATCATCGAGGTGCTCAACTTCCTCAACGACGACCTCGGGGTCGACGAGATGATGATCTCGCCCGCCTACGCCTACGAGAAGGCGCCCGACCAGGAGCACTTCCTGGGCGTGGAGCAGACCCGCGAACTGTTCAGGAAGGCCTTCTCGGGCGGCAACCGCAGGAAGTGGCGGCTCAACCACTCCCCGCTCTTCCTGGACTTCCTGGAGGGCAGGGTCGACTTCCCGTGCACGGCGTGGGCGATCCCGAACTACTCGCTGTTCGGCTGGCAGCGCCCCTGCTACCTGATGAGCGACGGGTACGTGCCGACCTACCGCGAGCTCATCGAGAAGACCGACTGGGACAGCTACGGCCGCGGCAAGGACCCGCGCTGCGCCAACTGCATGGCGCACTGCGGCTACGAGCCCACCGCCGTCCTCGCCACCATGGGTTCCCTGAAGGAGTCGCTGCGGGCCATGCGCGAGACCGTGTCCGGAAACCGCGGGTGA
- a CDS encoding carbohydrate ABC transporter permease, with product MTTQTTSAPPAAGTPQRARRRPGAFHAAGVGRPGFVWALPATVFFTLFALVPLVMVAALSFMSWNGLGSPRFVGTDNWSRILDDPVMINSIWLTLLLTALGVAVQTPLSIVLGVWAAGHQRNRAVLSAVYFVPLLLSSTAVSVLWRGLLDPNFGIPSRAAWLFGDGNLFGRQSTAIGVLAFVSTWQFTPFHTLIYQGAARAVPAVLYQAAEIDGAGRYRRFFHITLPQLRNSMITSVILMIVGGLTTFETVLILTQGGPGTDTTISAYYMYQEAFKSFDFGAGAAIALLLVVAATIVSLIVVRVSGYDKMRSSMEGLS from the coding sequence ATGACCACACAGACCACGAGCGCTCCGCCCGCCGCCGGGACCCCGCAGCGGGCCCGGCGGCGGCCCGGGGCCTTTCACGCCGCCGGAGTCGGGCGCCCCGGCTTCGTCTGGGCGCTGCCCGCCACCGTCTTCTTCACCCTCTTCGCCCTCGTCCCGCTGGTCATGGTCGCGGCGCTGTCCTTCATGAGCTGGAACGGCCTGGGCTCCCCCCGGTTCGTCGGCACGGACAACTGGTCACGCATCCTCGACGACCCGGTGATGATCAACAGCATCTGGCTGACCCTGCTGCTCACCGCGCTCGGCGTGGCCGTCCAGACCCCGCTGAGCATCGTGCTCGGCGTCTGGGCCGCCGGCCACCAGCGCAACCGCGCGGTGCTGTCGGCCGTCTACTTCGTCCCGCTGCTGCTGTCCTCCACCGCCGTGTCGGTGCTGTGGCGGGGGCTGCTCGACCCGAACTTCGGCATCCCCTCCCGGGCCGCCTGGCTGTTCGGCGACGGCAACCTGTTCGGCAGGCAGTCCACGGCCATCGGGGTGCTGGCGTTCGTGAGCACCTGGCAGTTCACCCCGTTCCACACGCTGATCTACCAGGGCGCCGCCCGCGCGGTCCCCGCGGTGCTGTACCAGGCGGCCGAGATCGACGGAGCGGGACGCTACCGCCGGTTCTTCCACATCACGCTGCCGCAACTGCGCAACTCCATGATCACCTCGGTGATCCTGATGATCGTCGGCGGGCTCACCACGTTCGAGACGGTGCTCATCCTGACCCAGGGCGGCCCGGGCACCGACACCACGATCAGCGCCTACTACATGTACCAGGAGGCCTTCAAGAGCTTCGACTTCGGCGCCGGGGCGGCCATCGCCCTGCTGCTGGTCGTCGCGGCCACGATCGTCTCGCTGATCGTCGTACGGGTCTCCGGCTACGACAAGATGCGCAGCTCCATGGAGGGTCTGTCATGA